CCGCCCCTTCGCTGGCTCGATGAACTACTCGCTCAGTACCTGGCCTATGCTGTCATGCAAGCACTTGATACGCAGCGAGCTGCAATATGGGACACCTTCACAACCGCGATGTTGAATTTACCCAGCCCGAAATACACAACGCTCGAAGCTTTTGAAGCGGAATACAACGGCTTCCTTGCAACGCCAGAAGGCGCACAAAACTACGGCTGGTACCAGAGCCTTTTTGCAGCAAAAGCCGGCGAATTGTTCAAGACCCACGGCATTGCGTTGTTTTCGGACCTTAAAACCAAACTGGACTGGTCAAATGTCTCCAATTGGAGCACTGCAACTGCCATAACCAATCTCGAATCCGTAGCACCAGGATTTCAAGCCTGGCACGATGCAATGAATTAGGTTAAGGAGTCATTGATGAGGATTACGTGATTCGGGTTTTCGGGTTTTCGGGTTTTCGTTTAAAGGTTGAAAATCGGAATCTACAGAACAGCACAACGTCATTCCCAGCTTGACTGGGAATCCACAGATATGGCAATCGCTACTGAACAAGCACGCTTACCGCCTGCTATCCCGGTGGATACCCAATCAAGTTGGGTGGGACGCTTGCAATCATCGTACGCAGATGTTTCCTGCGACTGATATGCACGCTACCCTTTAATTCTAATCGTTCGGCATTCGACAATCGGCATTCGACAATCGGCATACTTTCCTCATTTCACGCGTAACACCCCTGCAGCCATGATTTAACCACCCCTGCTTGATGAAAATCCTGAAATATCTGCTCATTGCACTGTTGCTGCTTGTTGGCGCCGGCGCACTTTACATCGCTTCTTCAGGACCAGAACTACCCGCGCATACAGCCCAGACTCTCGACAACGTCTTTGCACAGCCCCTGCCCGACATTGTGAAAGGCGATACGGCGACGATTAGCGCAGGCGGCGTCGACATTTGGTATGAACATCTTACACCACCCGATACGTCAAAAGGTGTTGCGCTCCTGATTATGGGCATCTCCAACGATGCACTTGGCTGGCCCAATTCGTTTGTAGATCTTTTGCTGGATGCCGGCTACGAAGTTGTGCGCTACGACCACCGAGGTACCGGCCTGTCAGATTGGATGCCCAACTGGAACAGCAGTAACCCATACGGACTCACGGATATGGCCGGTGATGCTGTTGCCATCCTTGATGCTATCAATACCGATAAAGCTCACATTGTAGGCGTTTCTATGGGCGGCATGATTGCGCAAGAATTTGCGATCCTTTACCCGGAGCGTGTGGAGACCCTCACTTCTATCATGTCTTCCGCCCATATAACAGACCCGAATCTGCCACCTATTTCTGGCAGCGTTGCGTTTGCGCTCATTCGGGTGGCCCTCAAATACGGGGTTATTGGCGGCGAGAAAAACACGATCAAAATGCACCTCGCAAGCCGGGCAATTCTGATGGGTGATGCAGATTACCCGTTGAACATCCAGGAAATGTCAGAGCAGACGCTTTATAATATTCGGGAGCGCCGGGGATACAACAGCAAAGTATCGCCACAACACCAGGCTGCCGTGATGCAGTCGGATGCCCGATACGAAGCACTGGGCAAACTCTCGATGCCGGCGCTGGTAATCCATGGGCAAAACGACCCATTTATTCCGATGGCACATGGGCAACGAACGGCCAGTGCATTGCCCAATGCAGATACCATGTGGATCGCTAATATGGGACATGACATCCCCGCTGTACACGCTCCCACTATCGTAAATAAATTGGTCAGCCATTTCGAATCCAACTAAGATGCTGCACTGGGCCGGCTGATCAATTTATCTGCTAAAAAAACAGCACTTGATGCTAAAAAACGAAACAATGTAGATGGGAATTCGCACAAGAAAACCTGTCAACACCCCACTATCATCGAAAAACACTTATGAAAAACGTTCGCCTTTTCACACTAGCGCTTGCTGCTACTGCGCTGCTCGCTACCCTCGCATGGGACGTAACGCCTGCTCCGTCGCCGGACCGCGATGCCATTATGAAGACCATTGAAAATTTCTACATCGGCGATCACACCGGCAGCCTCGAACACAAAAAGCTATCCATGCACCCAGAAGGTGCCTACCGCTACGTCGACCGGGAAGGTATATACGGAGAGAGCCAGTTCCGTTTTGAAGAAGGTGGTGGCGACATGATGTATGAGGAAGAGCTCCTGAGCATTGAAATCTATGAAAATGTCGCCCTGGCGCGTCTTCGACTGGTGAACCAACGCCGCGAAGAACCTGAGTATAAACTGATGACGCTCCACAGGTCTAACGAAGGCTGGCGCATAACCACAATTGCCTGGGGCTGGGGCATTATCCATTAACACGCCGACAGCGTTCAAAAAACGTGTTAGAAAATAGAGCGTTGGGTTAGGGTGGTAAACAGCTCAAGTGCTTTGGTACCCGCCAGCGAATTACCCGCATCGTTCAGGCATGGCGACCAAACGCACACGCTGAACTCACCCGGCATCACAGCCAGAATTCCTCCGCCTACCCCGCTCTTGCTGGGTAGCCCGACGCGGTATGCAAAATCGCCAACTACATCATAGGTCCCGCAGGTAAGCATCAGGGACTTGATGTATTTGGCGAGACGCGGTGTTACAACCTGCTCACCGGTCCACGGCAGCCTACCTCCGTTTACCAAAAACAGCGCTGCCCGCGCAAGATTTTCGCAGCTCATTGCCAGTGAGCAATGGTGAAAATACGCATCAAGCACCTCATCAGGGCTGTTTTCCATATTGCCAAAACTCTTGATCAGATTGGCCAGTGCTACATTCCTGTAGCCAACTTCTTGCTCAGATCGTGCAATCGACAAATCAAACGCGATGGAATCATTCCCTGAGAGGCCACGCACAAAATCAAGAATGGTCTGCTTGGCGTCGGGCAAATGAGAAAGAATAATGTCTGTGACTACAATCGCGCCGGCGTTGATAAACGGGTTGCGCGGAATACCCTGCTCATACTCCAATTGAACCAGCGAATTGAAGGGGGTCCCTGAAGGCTCGCGACCCATACGCGTCCAGATCTTATCACCGATCAACTGCATAGCCAGTGTGAGGGTGAACAACTTCGATACACTCTGCACGGAGAAGTTCATATCGGCGTCCCCAACACCAAAGACCTCCCCTTCCTTCGTGTATACCGACATACCAAACCGCTCCCGTGGCACCTGGGCGAGCTGTGGGATGTAATCTGGCATCCGCCCCTTGCCAATCAACGGTTGTACCTGAGCATGGATGGTTTGTAATACATCCTGGTAGTCGATTTTTTTCATAAACCTATCGCCTTAAGGCCAAACAC
The Bacteroidota bacterium DNA segment above includes these coding regions:
- a CDS encoding alpha/beta hydrolase produces the protein MKILKYLLIALLLLVGAGALYIASSGPELPAHTAQTLDNVFAQPLPDIVKGDTATISAGGVDIWYEHLTPPDTSKGVALLIMGISNDALGWPNSFVDLLLDAGYEVVRYDHRGTGLSDWMPNWNSSNPYGLTDMAGDAVAILDAINTDKAHIVGVSMGGMIAQEFAILYPERVETLTSIMSSAHITDPNLPPISGSVAFALIRVALKYGVIGGEKNTIKMHLASRAILMGDADYPLNIQEMSEQTLYNIRERRGYNSKVSPQHQAAVMQSDARYEALGKLSMPALVIHGQNDPFIPMAHGQRTASALPNADTMWIANMGHDIPAVHAPTIVNKLVSHFESN
- a CDS encoding glutaminase, which encodes MDYQDVLQTIHAQVQPLIGKGRMPDYIPQLAQVPRERFGMSVYTKEGEVFGVGDADMNFSVQSVSKLFTLTLAMQLIGDKIWTRMGREPSGTPFNSLVQLEYEQGIPRNPFINAGAIVVTDIILSHLPDAKQTILDFVRGLSGNDSIAFDLSIARSEQEVGYRNVALANLIKSFGNMENSPDEVLDAYFHHCSLAMSCENLARAALFLVNGGRLPWTGEQVVTPRLAKYIKSLMLTCGTYDVVGDFAYRVGLPSKSGVGGGILAVMPGEFSVCVWSPCLNDAGNSLAGTKALELFTTLTQRSIF